The following nucleotide sequence is from Streptomyces xiamenensis.
ACGCAGTCCGCCGCCGACCAGGTCCATGCCGTACAGCGCCACGTCGTTCGGGGTGTGGGTGACTGCGAGGGAGAGCATGAGCGTGCGCAGCAGGGTGGTCTTGCCGGACTGGGGTCCGCCGACGACGGCGGCGTGGCCGCCGGCCCGGGTGAGGTCGAGGATCCACGGGCCCTGCCACTGGGTGGCGGGGTCGTCCAGCACGCCGATGGGGACGCGCAGTTGGCCGGCGGGGGCGGCGACCCGGTCGAGGGGGACGGCTTCGGGGAGCGGGGGCAGCCAGATCTGGCGGACGGGTTCGGCGGCGTCGCTGATGCCGTCGACGAGGGTGGACAGGAGGGTGGGGCCGCCGCTGCCCGCGGTGCGCGGGGCGGGTGCGGTGGTGGCGAGGTCGGTGCCGGGGGCGGGCTCCGGGGCGGTGTTGAGGGCGGGGAACGGGGCGACGAGGGGCCGGTCGCCGGTGGTGGCGGTCTCCTCGCGGGGCGGGGTGGGGCCGTGGTGGCGGCCGGAGACGTAGGCGGCCTTGAACCGCTGGTAGACGCTGGTGTCGACCTTGAGGTAGCCGAAGCCGGGGACGGGCGGCAGTTCGAAGGCGTCCTTGCTGTCGAGCACGGTGCGGGACTCGTCGGCGGAGAAGGTGCGCAGGCCCAGGCGGTAGGAGAGGTACGTCTCCAGGCCGCGCAGCTTGCCGCTCTCGATGCGCTGGCTGGCGAGCAGCAGATGGACGCCGATGGAGCGGCCGATGCGCCCGATGGACAGGAAGAGGTCGATGAAGTCGGGCTTCGCGGTGAGGAGTTCGCCGAACTCGTCGATCACGACGAACAGGTGGGGCAGGGGTTCGAGGTCCGGGCGGGTGGCGCGGGCGACGGCGTACTCGGCGATGCCGGGCAGATGGCCGGCGTCCTTGAGGACCTGCTGGCGGCGTTTGACCTCCCCGGCGAGGCTGGCGTGGACGCGTTCGACCAGTCCCGCCTTGTTCTCCAGGTTGGTGATGATCCCGGCGACGTGCGGGAGGGCGCCGAACGGGGCGAAGGTGGCGCCGCCCTTGTAGTCCACCAGCACCATCGCGAGGTCCTGCGGCGGGTGGGTGGCGACCAGGCCCAGTACCAGGGTGCGCAGCAGTTCGCTCTTGCCGGAGCCGGTGGCGCCGACGCACAGGCCGTGGGGGCCCATGCCGAGTTCGGCGGATTCCTTGAGGTCGAGCAGCACGGGTTCGCCGGAGTCGTCGGTGCCGATGGGGACGCGCAGGAAGTCGCGGATGCCGCGCGGGGACCAGTCGGCGGCGAGGCCGTTCCGGTCGGTGAGGCCGAGGAGTTCGGGGAAGCCCTGCCGGTCGCCGTCGGTGTCGGCGGCGGCGCCGGGTTCGAGGGAGAGCCGCAGCGGGGCCAGCAGCCGGGCGAGGCCCTCGCTCCAGGCGAGCGGGCAGGCGTCGGGGGTGCCGGTGAGGACGGTGGGCGCGGTGGTGTTGCGCAGGTCCTCGACGGTGACGGTGTCGCCGTCCACCGTGATGCGCACGCCGACCTGGCCGGGCTCGTCGAGCCGCCGGGTGACGGGGTGCAGGACGGTGAGCCCGAGTTCGGCCAGGGGAACCGTACGGTCCGGGAGCGGGAGTTCGGAGGCCGGGCCGTCCGCGGTGTCGAGGACGACGAGGAGGCGGGCGGCGCGCTGCGCGGCGTCGCGGGTGGCGTGGCCGCGCCGGCTCTCGGAGGCGCGGGTGGCTCGGGCGCGCAGCAGCGGTCCGAGGATCGCGGCGAGCGCGGAGGGGTCGGTGGCCACGCGGCGGGCCGGGGCGACGGCGTCCCACTGCTCGGGGTCGGCGGTGTGCGGCAGCCACTTGGCCCATTCCCACTCGGGCAGCCGGTGGGGCGGGGCGGCGACGGCGATGCCGAGGTCGTCGGGGGCGTGGGCGACGGCCGCCTGGGCGAGCAGGGCGCGGATGACGCGCAGGGTGTCGGCGCGCGGGCCGATGACGCTGACGTGTCCGGCCCGGTCCAGTGGTGCGGTGAGCGGCATCCCGGCGGTACGGGCGAAGCGGCGGCGCAGTTCGGCCGCCTCGTTGACCATGAAGGGGTCCGGCGGGGAGACGGCGGTGGACTGGTCGCGGTCCATGCGCAGCAGGCGGCGCGGGACGGCGCCGGAGCCGAGCCGCACCGTGAGGAAGTCGGCGTCGGTGCGGCGGCGTTCCCACAGCCGGGCGGGGTCGGCGACCAGGTCGTACAGCGCGTCGGGCGGCGGGTGCAGCAGCCGGGCGGTGTCGCGGTCGGCGGTGTCCTCGCGGTCGAGTTCCTCGCGCTGGGCCTCCAGGTATTCGAGGTAGCGGCGGCGCTGGGTGCGGCGCGTGCGGCGGGCCCGGCCGCGCTGCGAGAAGAACAGGGCGGCGCCGCCGAGCAGGGAGATGGTGAGGACGGCGACGCCGATGACGGCGAACTGGCTGCCGCGCAGCAGGGTCATCATCAGCACGGAGCCGGCGATGCCGGCCATGGGGAGCATGGCGGTGGCGGCCGAACCGGTCTCCCCGTCGGGGAGGTTGGGCGGTGCCTCGATCCCGCGCGGGGCGGGTTCGGCGAGCGGGCGGGTGGTGCGGGCCGGGCGGTGCACGAGGTGCGGGCTGTTGAGGGGGGCGGCGGGCGAGACGGGCTCGTGGGTCCCGGCGGGGCCCGGGGGCGGTACGGGGGTCGCTGTCGCTCCTGGTGCCGGAGGCGGTGCGGGGGCCGCTGCCACGGCCGGTGCGTCGGGGTGCGGCAGGTCGGCGCGGCGCAGTTCGACGGTGAGCGAGGGGTCGGCCGCCTGGGCGAGCCCCACCATCCCGGCCACGACGGCGCCGCGGTGGCGCAGTTCGAGCGTTCCCCCGAAGGAGTCGGGGGCGCCACCGGAGCGCAACTGGATGGTGCCGTCGTGGGTGCTCTCCACGGCGGACGGCCAGGCCGCGGAGGCGGTGCCGGACCGCAGTTCGACGGTCCCGTCGTGGCCGCCGTCCCCGGCGGGGGGCCGGGGCGCCGAGGCGGCCGGGGAGCCGGCGGCGGGTGCGGCCGGCGCGCCGGTGGGCGTTCCCGCCGCCGGCGCGGCCCCCGTACCGGGCGGGCCGTCCCCCGGCCGGTGCGCGCCCCCGGGCCCGGGCGCGTTCCGGTTCTGCGGCCGGGGGCCAGGGGCGGGCTGGCCGCCCCGGCGGCGGGGCGTGCGGGCGGCGCCGCCGGTGCCGCACCGGAGGACTCGGGCGCAACTCCGGACGCGGCAGACGCGGCGGAGCACCCGGACGGCGGCCGGGGGGTTCCGGTGGTGCTCGCACCCTGCGGTCCGGGGACAGCCGGGTACGGGCCGGCCGTCCCGGCGGTGCGGCGTGCGGGCGGCGCCGTATCCGTCGCACCGGGCCCGGTGTCGGAGGTGCCCGGCCCCGGACGGCGCGGATCGTCGGTGCCGGGTCGCACCGGGGAGACGGGAGATCCGGCCGGTGCGGCGGGGGCATCCGCAGCGCCCGGCACCGGGCCGCCGGACTCCCCCGGAACGGTGCCCCGGCCCGGGGCGGGAGCCACGGGCGGGATGTCCCCCGCGGCGGTGGGGCGCGTCGCCGGTGGGCCCGCGTCGGGCGGTGCTGCCGCACCGGCGCGGTCCGGTTCGCGGGCGGGCACCGCCGGGGAGCCCGGCGCCGGGGGCGCGGCGTCGGAGGAACCCCGTCCGGGACGGCGCGGGGCATCCGTCCCGGGTCGGGTGGCCGGCGAGGCGGTGCCGTCGAGGGGTCTGGCCACGGTCAGCCGTGGGTCGGGGCGGGGCACCGGCGGAGCCGGTTCGTTCCGCCCGTGTCGCGGCTCGTCCACGGCCGTGGGCGCGGCGTTCGGGACGGGTTCGGCGGGTTGGACGGGTTCGGCCGGCGCCGCGTCGGCGGGTTCGGCCGGCGCCGCCGCGTCCGCCGCGTCCGCCACCGGGGCGGACCGTTCGGCCTCCCGTATCTGCCGCAGGATCTCCTGTTGCCAGTCCTCGCCCGTCACCGGGGGGCCTCCGTGCTTGAGTTCGGGTGCATCGGACCGGGGCCCGATGGGGGGTCAGAAGGTGTTGAGCAGCTGC
It contains:
- the eccCa gene encoding type VII secretion protein EccCa, with product MESTHDGTIQLRSGGAPDSFGGTLELRHRGAVVAGMVGLAQAADPSLTVELRRADLPHPDAPAVAAAPAPPPAPGATATPVPPPGPAGTHEPVSPAAPLNSPHLVHRPARTTRPLAEPAPRGIEAPPNLPDGETGSAATAMLPMAGIAGSVLMMTLLRGSQFAVIGVAVLTISLLGGAALFFSQRGRARRTRRTQRRRYLEYLEAQREELDREDTADRDTARLLHPPPDALYDLVADPARLWERRRTDADFLTVRLGSGAVPRRLLRMDRDQSTAVSPPDPFMVNEAAELRRRFARTAGMPLTAPLDRAGHVSVIGPRADTLRVIRALLAQAAVAHAPDDLGIAVAAPPHRLPEWEWAKWLPHTADPEQWDAVAPARRVATDPSALAAILGPLLRARATRASESRRGHATRDAAQRAARLLVVLDTADGPASELPLPDRTVPLAELGLTVLHPVTRRLDEPGQVGVRITVDGDTVTVEDLRNTTAPTVLTGTPDACPLAWSEGLARLLAPLRLSLEPGAAADTDGDRQGFPELLGLTDRNGLAADWSPRGIRDFLRVPIGTDDSGEPVLLDLKESAELGMGPHGLCVGATGSGKSELLRTLVLGLVATHPPQDLAMVLVDYKGGATFAPFGALPHVAGIITNLENKAGLVERVHASLAGEVKRRQQVLKDAGHLPGIAEYAVARATRPDLEPLPHLFVVIDEFGELLTAKPDFIDLFLSIGRIGRSIGVHLLLASQRIESGKLRGLETYLSYRLGLRTFSADESRTVLDSKDAFELPPVPGFGYLKVDTSVYQRFKAAYVSGRHHGPTPPREETATTGDRPLVAPFPALNTAPEPAPGTDLATTAPAPRTAGSGGPTLLSTLVDGISDAAEPVRQIWLPPLPEAVPLDRVAAPAGQLRVPIGVLDDPATQWQGPWILDLTRAGGHAAVVGGPQSGKTTLLRTLMLSLAVTHTPNDVALYGMDLVGGGLRVMDGLPHTGGIAPRTDPERVARTVEELRGMLAEREDLFRAHGIDSLEALRTARAAGRHPQLGSTEIVLVIDGFGALREEFTDVDDKVADLLRRGGGYGIHVVAAMSRWNDVRMNLQSTFGTRVELRHTDPHDSAIDRKLMETVGDDEPGRVLTTDKLFAHTALPRLDGLATADGLPEALTAAVDRVRAERPGEAVRRIRVLPARLTADRLPTPATEPLRVPYGLEETALDPALLDLAARDQHLLVLGDSECGKTNLLTLIAQGLLARHTPQDLVFAVMDPRRGLRTAIPEAYRGGYAHTPDLAQRLATGIAGKLADRLPKEIIDPDAPAPEGFTGPRVVLLVDDYDILATAGQRPLAPLLPLIPSAPDIGLHVILTRRVAGASRAMYEPFVQALKENGATALLMTGDRMEGQLFPGLYPRAQPPGRGTLVRRGEPYRLVQTALHTGHRTTTDATGTTPERRDRP